CCGGCGGGCCCATCAAGCCCAGCTAGGACAAAAgtgtgccccccacacacacctctatGAGACTGGCCATAAACACTTCTTGGGAGGGGAGGCCGTCTGAGGTTGGGGAGCCAGGGTGTCACCTGTCAGGCCTGGCCttgcctggccagggctcccactCTGTTCCCTGCCCTTTCGCAGACTCATTCTGCTTCCCCAGGCACCCCGGCATCACAGAAGGGCCACTGGCTGGCCCCGGGCCTCTGACCTGGGCCAGTGGCCCCACCCGGGCCCACATCCTACCCAGAAGCAGCAGCTTCACGGTTCGGGCGTCCTTCTCCGCATCTTCCTTCAGCTTCTTTTCCAGCTCCCTCGAGTGCTTCTCCTCCGCGCTGGCCCCGGCCCCCATGGCCCCGGCTGCAGGTGAAGAGACAAGGTCAGTCGGCTCTTCTGGGTGGAGGGATCCCCAGAGCCAGGCTCAGGCCAGCCTCTGGCCTCTGTGGACACCCTTCTGACCCCAAGACTGGCAATCAACTGGCTCTCCAGACCTGTGCATGCCCTTGGGGGGCTGCTTAGTGGGATTTGGTTGCTGGGGGTACCGAAGAGCCAATCAGAGACAAGGACAGGTGAATCCAGCTCAGCCCCCAGCCTTTCTAATCGGGCCAGTGTGGCCCCAATCCCTCAGCTGCTGACtctgcaccccctccccccctcccccaagcctcCAGGAAAGACCCTGGAGTCagtcctgcccctgccctgcagcaGGGAGACATGTCTGTAGAGTCCAGGCTCAGACAGGGGAAGAAAAGACCTAGAGCCCAGGGGGTGGGGGCCagaggggtggggctgggagcaggTAGTAGAGGAGAAGCACGCCCTGAGCACCTGCTCCGTGCCCAACGcgggctctgctctgctccttacCTGTGAGCTCACGCTGGCCCTGGGGGAGGGTGCCCACAGCATCAGCCCCATTACACTGATgaagaaaggggggtggagggtTCAGAGAGTCACACAGCAGGAAGTGACTGAGAAGCGCCAGGTGACTCTGGACCTGGGCTCCGTGCTCTTCAGGGAGTCAAACGGCAAAGGTGGACATTGCATTTGCACCATCCGGAGGGCTGGATCTGACCCGGGCAGGGCCTCCGCATGCCGTGTTGCCGTGGATTGGGGTGGGCGTGCGTGTGTACCGGAGGAGGAAGTATGCCTGTGCTTGACTGGCACCGAGTAAGGCAATGGCATGACATAGgtttgtgtgtgtacacatgtgctGTGTGTGCCTTTGTGATTGTGTGTCTCCACACACCTGTTTGTGTACAAGTGGGCATGCACGTGCTTTTGTACCTTTCTGTTCATGTGCATATGTGCTTATACATGTGTGCTTGTGTGGATTGATATGTGTGCATTAATGTGTAAATTCTATGAATGTGCATGTGTTAGTGTGCACTtgcctgtgtgtgtgagcacatgcCGGTGTGCATGTACATTTATGCATGTGTGCACCTGTACATGTGCACCCTTTCACATACACCTatttgggtttttaaatttttttttaaagattttatttatttattttaggagagagagagagaagggaggagcagctcccatatgttccttgaccaggcaagcccagggccttgaaccagcgacctcagcattccaggtcaatcctttatccactgcaccaccacaggtcaggccacatacaccTATTTGTACGTGTGTACTTGAGTGCGACAAAGTCTCtggattacagcctgaccaggcagtggcgcagtggatagagcatcagactgggatgccgaggacccaggttcgagaccgcgagatcgccagcttgagcacaggctcatctggtttgagcaaagctcaccagcttggacccaaggtcactggcttgagcaaggggttactcggtctgctgtagcccccccccccggtcaaggcacatatgagaaagcaatcaatgaaccactaaggtgtcgcaccgaaaaactgatgattgacgcttctgatccctctccctttctgtctgtccctctctctgactctgccacacacacacacaagtctcTGGCTTACAGAGGTGGATCCACAGGTTTTGCAGGCCTGTCATCGGCCGGGAAGCAGTCTCAGGGGGGTCTGGCACTCCCAGGGACATGGAGGGGGGACTCCTCTGCCCTGCTTCTGCTCTGTACCCCATGGGCGCTCTGGGACCTGCCCAGCGGTTTCTCTGAGGCATGCCAGCTTAATCATCTGTGGTCCACATGGGGGACATGCGTGGGCTGCTGGGAGGCAGTGTTTCAACTGAGTCTAGAGTGTTGAGTCCCCACATTCTGGGGACTTCCCACCACCCATCAGAAGacccaaaccctgggcttccacGGGTCCCCCTGGGGCCCTGAGCCTCCTGCCTGGACTTCCTCTGGGAAGCCTGGCTGCCTTTTAATTCTCAACTGTTTGCAACCCAGGAAACCGCGAGGGGGTGCCGGGGTCTGCGACACTGAGCACCACAGACTGTCTCTGACACGTGGGTGTGGATGCTGGCTCCTACCATGGGCTTCAACACGTGCCGTTGAGGGAGGGAGGATCTATCCAGGAGCAAAAGATCACTGGTGCCATTTTTTTAGCTTCAGGTTCCATCCACccttcactccccccccccctccatggaAGTGGGCCAGCGGGTCTCTGCAGCCCTTTACACACTGCCCAGGGGGTTGGGGTGATGCAGCAGAGCCCAGGTTTGTTAAACCAACGGAAACCTGGTTTCtgcatatttactttatttaaagtGAGGCCAATCCACTACCTCCtggtccacccccccccccccggctcctcTTGCCACCAGGTATGGTCCTAAGCTCTGGTGGACCCATGGGCCTGTCCTGCTTCCCTTGCCCAGCCTGCCTCGATGCCAGGCCTTGGGCACCCAGCCGCGCTTCCTCCGCCCCAGCGGCTCGTCGCCCACCCTGGACTCCCTAcctctgctctgttgctccaCTGGGCCCTCTGCTGAGAGCCATTGGAAGCAGGCAGGCAGGATGGGGATTTTGTTGCTTCTCAGGGTTGGGGGGGCAGCTGAACTGTGAGGGCTGTGGCTTTGTCTCTCCAATTCTGCATCCTTAGTGTCTCGCACGAGGCTGGCCACAAAGCCAGGTGAAGAGAGAGTGTTGAACAACTGATCAAACAATTAAGTGAGCAAATGGAAGCTGACCTGCAAAAGAGACTGCGGGAATGGGTGGCCAGGTCACATGGGTGGGGCTGGGCACAGATCTGGGCATGGGCTGAACCCCCATCCTGCTTCCCGACAAGGAGAACAGCCGAAGTCCAGTCCCAGAGCCAGTGTTTATTAACCAGATGGAACCCAAGGGCAGCTGAGGGCCTCCAGGAGCCCCTGTGCACCTACCCAGCTGCCCCCCAGAGCTACTATGTACACCCATCATCGTAAGTGGTGGGCAGAAGGGAGCCCTGGGGAGCCCCTGCAGGCCCCAGGCCTCCGCCAGGACcccctctgccctcagccctgCTTGGGCCTGGCCCCTCCACTATTCCCCCAGCCCCTGAGTCACAGTGGCACAGAAAGAGCGAAGAGGAGGTAGAGTGgccgggcagggagggaggaggggccctcctcttctctcatccCCAATAAATAGAGAATAAATACCCGGGAAGGGGCTGGCCTGGACCAAGTGGCCCCCTCCCAGGCAGGGGCCGGCATCCTGCTACGGCCCCCTCTTCCCCCCCTCTCTGAGTGCATGTGAGCCCCCCACCCTCAGTCTCCAATGCAATCCCTGTGCCCGTCTGTGCCAGCGGTTTGGATTGAGAGTGCACGCTGGCACAGGTGTACAGTTCATGCCCATCCACGTGGAgttcgctccctccctgtgtcctGTAGATCCCAGCGGTGACTGTCGAGTAGGTGGACTCCCGGCTGGGTCTGGGGACTGTGCAGTCCTGGCCTGGCCCTACCAGCCGGCTGGGCCTGATTAGGTGGTCTCTGTTTTCTGCTGTCTCTGACCAGCGTGGGTTGAGTTCTGGACGATGATGCCGCTGAGGCAGGCTGTGTACAACCCACCAATAAATACTGTCTTTGCAAGGGCAGGGTGTGTATagaatatagatatttttatatatatatatatctatatatcttttatattaaaaGGGACAAGGGCTAGGCTGGCCCATTGCAGGGCTCAGACAGCCGGCCTCATGTGTCAGGCGGGTGGTGGCGGCGGTTCCGGGGCTTTTTCTGGTCCTGGAGTTCAGGAGGCCGGGGTGCCCCGGGGGCCTCCCTGGGGCTGGGGGGCACGTGGCGCCAGTAGCCCTGGCAGTACTGGTGGATGAGGCCCACTTCCGGCTGGGCCAGCagctgagccagctcctggtaGGAAGGTGTTGGGGGGCCTGCCCCTGGGGGCGGCGGGGCGCTCACAGCCGGTGGTGGGAAGAGGGCAGCGTGGACAGCGTCCCGGCCCAGGACGTGCAGCTGGACCCGTGTGACAACGTGCTTGAAGTTGTTCTCGGTGGCCGTGCAGGAGTACAGGCCGCGGTCGCCGAGCTGCAGGGCGCGCAGCAGCAGGCCCTGCTCCGTGTGCAGGAAGCGGTCCTCCGCGCGGATCTGCAGGGGCGGGAGCAGGGGCTCAGGGGCCGTGCGGCCGCCCTGCCGCCCCCTCCACTCCCGGGCCAGACCACCTCTGCGGACATTCTATGTAGGGGCCCCCATGGGGCACTGCCACGTGCCAAGGAAAGCCCACAGGAAGGTTTCCCGTAACGTTTGAATGAGGCACCCATACAGTTCCATTTCAGGAGTGCTGACCACAAAGGGGTTCTGTACAATGAGGGAATTTCGGAGCGCACACCCAGAATTTCTATGGCTTTAATGAGAATACCCAACTGGGGCTCCCTCATAAAATGTCCGTGTAAGGAGGGATGCCCGGAAGGTGTTCTTGTGTAAAATGAGGGCAACTTCACAGAACTGCCGTAGACTGGAGCCCACCCACAGGACATTTCCTTACAATGAGGAACACTTCCAGTGGACGCATAGATGGAGTTTTCATGTAAAGAGGCATGCCTATAAATGGTTTCATATGATATAGAAACCCCACCGAGTTCGCACATAACAAGATTCACCCATGTGATTTCCTCCCAGGGAAGGGGGCTTGGAAGGGTTTTCCTAGAACGAGGGCTGTGCAGACTGGCTCCTGTCCACATTTCACCCACATGGAATTATCACTACACAAGGACTCCTGCACCCACGGGAGCATGGCGGGGCACAGAAAATCACCTCGCGGCGCCGGTCACTGGGATCTCGCTGGAACAGCCACTTGACGGTGGCCTGGGGCGAGCGGGGCTGGCACTCGAGGAAGGCGGCGCTGCCCGCCACGCCGTACTGCACCGACTCCACGGCATTCTTGTTGGCTGTGGGCACAGAGGGGGCACTGCGTTGAAGCAGCACTGTCTCTGGGCAGACTGCAGGCTCGTGAGGGGCTGGTACTCCCCGCCAAAAGTCTGGGATGTGCTGTCAGGCATCTGATCCTTAAAGGGATGGCTAGGGACATCCCACCTCTGAAGCCCTAAGTCCCCTCCCTCCCAGAGGTCACGGGAAATCTGTCCACGGGGCCCTGTGCGCAGCTTGGGGGGGCGGCACGGGGCTGGCTTGGCGCTGTGGGGGGGCCCAGTACGCTCACCGTTGGAGTTGAAGCCACGGCACTGCCTGATGGGGTTCCCGTGCCTGACGTCCTGCCGGCGGCTCCGCCTGGGTAGGGAGAGCTCCTGACGGATTCTGCCTAAGGACGTGTGCCCCTCCCGGGTCCCTGTACCCTGCAGACCAGGGCTCACGGACTCTCCCTGGGTGGTATCATCCCCACCTCCAAACCTCCAGGACGGGGCCTGGGGCTGGAGGCTCAATCCCAAGGACCTGGGCATGCGCACCTCTTGGAGGACGCCGTGTAGCGGGAACAGGCCTGGCCATCCCAGGCGCAGTAGGGGTCCCGGGCGAGGCAGCAGTCAGCGCAGGCCGCCCCGTATGCCTGGCAGCGGTGCAGGCTCAGGTGTGTGACACCCACAGCCGAGGCCACGTACAGTTGTTgctaagggagggagggggaggggcatgtcAGTTCCCATCCACGCCCAGCCCCCACCAGGAGACAGCTGGGccagtctctttcccttcctgctctGTCTTTGGTGTCTCCGTCCCTCTGCCAAGGGCATGacagcggggtggggtgggggtgggggggacaggcgCTATCCTACTCCCAACCCACATTACCAAAACTTACCCTTTTGGAAGAGATGGTCATGGTCTTAACAGGTGCTGGGTCCTAGAGGAAGACAAAGACCAGCTTTGGACGCCAGGGACCAGCTCCCCCTGCCGGCCCCGCCCTGGAGGCCTGAGGTCAGCAGCTGGCACTGAGGAGAGCCAGGCCGAGGACAGCACTGGTGGTGTCACACCCACCTTGAAgacctccacctcctccaacaTGAGCTCCTCCATCTCTTGGTCATCCTTGGGTAGCACAATGACCTTCTGCACTGTCCCGCGGTCTGGAACGGGCCGGGCAGGGCCTCAGTGGGGCTGAGGATGCTGGGGAAGGGGCACCGGCCTCAGCCCCGTCCCCCACcagggcccacaccccacagggcaGCAGAGCAGCCGCTCTGTGCCGAGGTTGGAGAATCTCCCCCATAGTGGGAGGAGGTCGGCCACcagggcccacaccccacagggcaGCAGAGCAGCCGCTCTGTGCCAAGGTTGGAGAATCTCCCCCATAGTGGGAGGAGGTCGGCGGGGCCCGGCCCGAGAGGAGGGGGGTCAGGGCCACCCCTCTCACCCCAGACCCTCGTTTGGGCACTGCTCAGGAAAGATGCTGGGGGTGGTCCCCGTGTTAAGGGCTACTGGAACTGGGGTGGGCGCATATAAGAACGTGTGTCAGTATTTGGACCCATGTGCCCTGGAGGTGTCTGCTATCTGACCCCTTTCCTCCTCAAACACGGACCCTCAGGCACCCAGTGTCCCtgctctcccagctcctgggggTGAGGACGGGGTCTGCCCACCCCTAGCCTCAGTTTTCCTGGTAACAGGGAGAAGGCTCCAAAGGAGGAAGGTGGCAGAGTTGAACCTGCCCAACCTGCCCTGGTAGTGTAGGTCCCAGCCCCATAGACCGGCACCCTCCACCCAGCGGGCCCAGCGCAGGAGGGGCTGGGTGCAGCAGTGGGTACCTGTGCCCAGGAAAAGCACCTCATAGCGCCCATCGGCCGCATCCACCTGGTCCACAGCGACAGTGGTGAGACGGTAGGGCGCGCCTGTGCGAACCACCAGGGGCCGCCTCTGCAGCGGGTACACCGCCTGGTACATGAGTGGGTGGCCGCGCATGAAGTTGATCACTTCGTCAGGATAGTCCTTGGTGGACTTCAGGGATGGCGTGAAGGTCCCGCCAGGGCACTGCAGGCGGGTGAGAGCGTCAGGCCGGGCGACCCGGGCAGGGCTCCCCGGACCCACGAGCTCTGTCTATTCCCAGCACCTCTGCCTGCTCCCCTCCTCAACGCAGCTAGGCTTCTGCCCTACATCTAGTCTCTCTGCAGGAtctgctccagtggaggcccCAAGGGCCCACACGGCCAAATCCCACGGCCACCTCCCTGGCCTCATGTGCCATGACCTCGTGGCAGCATTCGGCAGAACTGACCACTCCCTTCCcattccacatcctcaccactcaGATGCCTTTCTTTTCTGGATGTTCCTCACCCCCATGCTGCTCAGGCCCTGAATGCTTTTAACACTGTGGCGATGTCTTCCCCGCCCCGGCCTGACCTCTGAGTCCCCCTCTAGGGAGAAgccttccctggcctctgctgggcccagcccCTCCATCCCAGTCCCGACCATGTAGACAGGTGACTGCTCACTGCATTTGATCAGGTCACATTGCCCTCCTGCTTCAAGGCCCACGGCACCTCCAGATCACGTGAACCACCCCCCTCCACGCCTGTCCCCTCGCCTGCTCTTCTCTCCAACTGTCAGCCCCCAGAGGGAGGGGCTGGCCCCACCCAGACCACCATCTTTGTCACAGCCTGACACCATGTGTAAATGGTGGTtttggtgtttttaaaatttcagctttattgagggtGAATGATgggtttatatatgtgtgtgtggtccACACCCTCCTTACACCCGTGTCCCCGTGAGCTCCATGATGGCATGGCCTATGTCTGCAGAGGGTTGGACCCAGAGCAGGCCtcacagaaggagaggagagggagaggcaccagggcccTCACCGTGCCAGGCCGTGGGTAGGGCATCTTCCCTGAGAAGGGCATCCACTGGTAGTTG
This window of the Saccopteryx bilineata isolate mSacBil1 chromosome 10, mSacBil1_pri_phased_curated, whole genome shotgun sequence genome carries:
- the SEMA3F gene encoding semaphorin-3F isoform X1; translation: MPVAGLLLWASLVIGAWPATPIQDHLLATPRVRLSFKELKATGTAHFFNFLLNTTDYRILLKDEDHDRMYVGSKDYVLSLDLHDINREPLIIHWAASPQRIEECVLSGKDGNGECGNFVRLIQPWNRTHLYVCGTGAYNPMCTYVNRGRRAQATPWTQPQVVRGRGSRATDSALRPTPTAPRQDYIFYLEPERLESGKGKCPYDPKLDTASALINEELYAGVYIDFMGTDAAIFRTLGKQTAMRTDQYNSRWLNDPSFIHAELIPDSAERNDDKLYFFFRERSAEAPQSPAVYARIGRICLNDDGGHCCLVNKWSTFLKARLVCSVPGEDGIETHFDELQDVFVQQTQDVRNPVIYAVFTSSGSVFRGSAVCVYSMADIRMVFNGPFAHKEGPNYQWMPFSGKMPYPRPGTCPGGTFTPSLKSTKDYPDEVINFMRGHPLMYQAVYPLQRRPLVVRTGAPYRLTTVAVDQVDAADGRYEVLFLGTDRGTVQKVIVLPKDDQEMEELMLEEVEVFKDPAPVKTMTISSKRQQLYVASAVGVTHLSLHRCQAYGAACADCCLARDPYCAWDGQACSRYTASSKRRSRRQDVRHGNPIRQCRGFNSNANKNAVESVQYGVAGSAAFLECQPRSPQATVKWLFQRDPSDRRREIRAEDRFLHTEQGLLLRALQLGDRGLYSCTATENNFKHVVTRVQLHVLGRDAVHAALFPPPAVSAPPPPGAGPPTPSYQELAQLLAQPEVGLIHQYCQGYWRHVPPSPREAPGAPRPPELQDQKKPRNRRHHPPDT
- the SEMA3F gene encoding semaphorin-3F isoform X2, with amino-acid sequence MPVAGLLLWASLVIGAWPATPIQDHLLATPRVRLSFKELKATGTAHFFNFLLNTTDYRILLKDEDHDRMYVGSKDYVLSLDLHDINREPLIIHWAASPQRIEECVLSGKDGNGECGNFVRLIQPWNRTHLYVCGTGAYNPMCTYVNRGRRAQDYIFYLEPERLESGKGKCPYDPKLDTASALINEELYAGVYIDFMGTDAAIFRTLGKQTAMRTDQYNSRWLNDPSFIHAELIPDSAERNDDKLYFFFRERSAEAPQSPAVYARIGRICLNDDGGHCCLVNKWSTFLKARLVCSVPGEDGIETHFDELQDVFVQQTQDVRNPVIYAVFTSSGSVFRGSAVCVYSMADIRMVFNGPFAHKEGPNYQWMPFSGKMPYPRPGTCPGGTFTPSLKSTKDYPDEVINFMRGHPLMYQAVYPLQRRPLVVRTGAPYRLTTVAVDQVDAADGRYEVLFLGTDRGTVQKVIVLPKDDQEMEELMLEEVEVFKDPAPVKTMTISSKRQQLYVASAVGVTHLSLHRCQAYGAACADCCLARDPYCAWDGQACSRYTASSKRRSRRQDVRHGNPIRQCRGFNSNANKNAVESVQYGVAGSAAFLECQPRSPQATVKWLFQRDPSDRRREIRAEDRFLHTEQGLLLRALQLGDRGLYSCTATENNFKHVVTRVQLHVLGRDAVHAALFPPPAVSAPPPPGAGPPTPSYQELAQLLAQPEVGLIHQYCQGYWRHVPPSPREAPGAPRPPELQDQKKPRNRRHHPPDT